From the genome of Cytophagales bacterium WSM2-2:
ATGTTGTTGCCTCCATTGTTGTTTTCAATGCCGTATCACCGCACCCCGATGGTTTGAATGATTTCTTTCTGTTAAAGTACATCGACAAAATAGAGGAAACGAAAAAAAATAGAGTCACCATAGTGGATCGCTCTGGAAATGAAGTCTTCTCGATTTCAGATTACAATAATTCTGATCGTGTTTTTGATGGCCACGATAATCAAGGGAAAGAACTCCCATCAGGAACTTATTACTACCGGATCGACTTCGTCAGCGGTCGCCCTACACTCAGTGGATTTTTATCACTTAAACGATGAGGTTATGATTGAAAAATCTGCCCTGATAAAATTGGTTCTACTCATCGTCACTTTCTGCCATATGACTTGTTCCTTCGCACAGCAAGATCCGGCTTACGCACAGTATCCCAACAATCCATTTGTAATCAATCCTGCTTACACGGGTTTTAACAACCGGTTAAATGCGAATGCACAATATCGCTCCCAATGGAGCGGAGTGGATGGTCATCCGGAAACATTCAATTTTAATGCACATATCTCGGTCGCTGAAAATAAGGCGGGTATCGGGGCGATCGTTGTACAAGACAAAGTAGGTGAAAACACCACGTCAGAAATCTCGGCAACAGGAGCGTATAAACTTAAGCTGGGCGGAGATAAACTATTCTCATTTGGGATGCAGTTCGGAATGATGCAATTCAAGAACAATAATTCCGGTCTCAATCTTCAGGCTGGTGACCCTTATTTTGCCGGCTATAATGTCTCCCATTTCAATACCGGGGCAGGCGCCATGCTGAAAACAGACCGATATATTGTCGGCTTATCTGTTCCCAGGTTAATGCCTGTCTCCGTAGACCAGGGAAAAGGGCAAAGCATTTTGGTCTACGATCGCACCTATTATTTGTATGGCTCCTATATGATTTTTCTCAACGAACGCGTTCGTTTGCGGCCCGCGGCTTTACTTCACACTTCTGATAAATTCAAAGGCGCTGTTGATCTCACGGCTAATTTGCAAATAGAAGAATTCTATAGTGCCGGTATTTTCACCCGGAATTTCAATACTTATGGACTGTTGATGCAATTAGTGGTGAAGCACTATCGCTTTGGTTATGCCATCGAAATACCCGGATCAAAAACGGCCATCCCCTTTACCACGCATGAATTCATGATTGGAATTTCAATAAGCGCCCTCAAATTCCACGAACAATCTTATTCGGTCTTTTAGTTTTTTTATCTTTGAAGCATTGATCTGAGAAGATGCGCTTCCATCACTTAATACCGGGGATATTATTACTAAATCTTTTATTCAATTCTGTTTTTGCACAGTCTCCGCGGACTCCACATGATCCTGTTAAGCTGAATTTCTACTACAACTTGAAGTGGGAACTGACCACACCTGAAAAATCTGCATATCGAAGAGAGGCGTATTTTGATTTGACGGACATGGTCTTCGATGGTGTCTTTTCCGATTACACCAAAGACAATAAGCTGATAGCTGATGGAAGTTACTATCATGGAGTAAAGAGTGGAATTCATAGTGAGTACAACTCCGACTTTACTATAAAATCAAAGGTGGAATACTCGGATGACGATTTTACGTTTTGGGAATGGACGGACGCTGAAAATGGTGAAGTCAAAAATGGAACAGGTAAATTTAAACTTCGCTACTATTATTTTGTTGAACTCGATGCACAGCTGACGTGGAAGCAAGGCTGGCTAAGCGGAGAGTTTCAGTTTGGCAAGAGAGTAGGACGATGGATTTACACCGATATGCAAAATGCGAAAACAGATGAAGAAACCTACGAGCGCGGCAAGTTTGTAAACCGGGTACACTATACGAAAGGGGATTCTATTAAGACCAGTTTGCGAAAACCTGTTTACCTGTCATTAATCCCCCTGAACACTGAAGCTCTGATCTGCGATAAAGACTCGTTCACGAATTTGACTCAATACTTCGAAAAGTATATTACCTACCCGGCCGATTTTCAGCGAAATATTACTTACCCCGGTGGCATCAAACGATTGTTGACACTGATAACTCAGATGATTTATATTCAAGACCGATACCTTTGCGTGATTGGATTTCGGTTTGATGAACATGGTCAGGTGACAAAAACATCAATTGAACGTTCTATCGACCGCGCAACAGACGACCGGGTTCTTGAAGCCTTCCAGCTCCACGCTAAAAGGTTGTTGCCGGCCATAATGAATGGCAAGCCTTTTCCAACAGTGAATTTTTTACCTGTCTCCGGAGGAAAAGAATGGCTCAAATTGCTTGAGGAAAAGCCAAGCTCCTGGTTTTTGGATTACTCCAATTTCTCAAATTAATCTAGTTTCTGATATCAAACGGCTCATCAACACGAACCGAGTCAGGCTGCTGCTTGCCCGCATCAATTGAAATATCCAGACCCGAAGAAGGTCGCTTGAACTGCCCCTTGGTAATACCTGTGGACGGATCATCATAGACTTTCATCATAAACTTCGCCCAGATTGGACGTGCTGTGCGAGCTCCCTGGCCAAAATCCCACGATGGAAAATGAACTGCACGCTCATCACCGCCAACCCAAATTCCCGTTACCAGATCATGAGTTACACCCATATACCAACCGTCAGATGCATCATTAGTTGTTCCGGTTTTTCCACCGATCTCATTGCCTTCACGAAGTTTCAACGGAAGACCTGTTGACGTTCCGCCTTGCTCTTCCACTCCACCTCTCAACATATATACCATCTTAAAAGCTGTCTGTTCGTTGATTGCTTCTTTGGTTTTTGGCACAAAATTTTCAATCACATTTCCGTTTTTATCTTCGATACGAGTGATGAAAAAGGGCTTGGTGTTAATACCTCCATTCACGAAAGTGCTGTAGGCGCCCACCAGTTCATAGAGAGAAACGTCACTTGTACCCAGGCAGAGCGAAGGCACCGCGTCCAGTTTACTTTCGATTCCACAGCGATGCGCAAATTCAACAACATTTTCTTCGCCCAGCATTTGCATCATCTGGGCTGTAATTGAATTGACGGAGCGAGCCATAGCCTGGCGTATCGTCATGGTCTTGCCTGTTCCTTTGGGAGGGCCATCACCATTGGCCGGGTACCACGGTGGTTGTCCGGGAATTTTAAACTGTGGCGAAATATCACGCCTTGTAAAAGCAGGAGAGTAACCCTCTTCCATTGCCAATCCATACACAAATGCTTTAAATGTTGATCCCGGCTGACGCTTGCCTTGTCTCACGTGATCGAACTTGAAATATTTGTGATCCACCCCTCCAACCCACGCTTTGATATGCCCGCTGATTGGATCCATGGCCATTAATCCCGTTTGCAAAAACCGTTTATAATAATTGAGTGAGTCATAGCTGCTGAACAATGTATCGCGTTCTCCTTTGGTTGTATAAATAGTCATTGGCTTCTTCAGCTTGAGCATGATTCGCAAAGAATCGGAGTTCTCGCCATACTTCTCGGCATACACACGATAAGCCTCCGTTTGTTTGATTCGCCTCGCCAGAAAATCCTTGATTTCGTGGCCGTCTTCATCTACCCACGGATTACGACCGCGTTTTTTCCATTCTGCAAAAAATTCATCTTGCAGGGGACGCATACTTTCGGTCATCGCCTCTTCGGCATAACGTTGCAGCCTGCTGTCGATGGTTGTATATATTTTTAATCCTGAGTTGTACAGATCGATGCCTTTGCTGTTGCAATAGTTGAGTAAGTAATTTCCCAACACTGTGCGGAAGTAAGTTGCCAATCCCTGATTTTGGTTAGGCACGCGAAAAGTCAAATCAATCGGCAGTGCTTTGATCGAGTCAAACTGCTTTTGAGTTTTGATTTTGTACCCATGCTTAAAGATTTTATAGAGAACTTCATTTCTCTTCTTCAAAGCGTTGTTGGGATTCCGTTTGGGGTTGTAGAACGAAGGAGCCTGAAGCATACCCACCAAAACGGCAGATTCCTGCAAGTTTAGACTATCGGGATTCTTATTAAAATAGGTCTTAGCAGCTACTTTTATTCCAAAAGCATTACTGCTAAAGTCAGAGGTGTTCAGGTACATCGCCAGAATTTCCTCTTTAGTGAAATTTCTTTCCAGGTCAATGGAAATGATCCATTCTTTTGTTTTCTGTATGACCCGTCTCGGCAGTCTTCCAAGCCTGGCCAACGGTCCATCCAGATTCCTGTCGGAATTTTGTGTATAAAGGTTCTTGGCCAACTGTTGGGTAAGCGTACTGCCGCCACCTGCACTGCTGAATGTGATAACTCCTTTGATCACACGGAAAAAAGCAAGCAAATCAAGACCGGAATGATTTTCGAAACGATGATCCTCAGAAATTTTCAGTGTGTTAATCAATTCAGGTGAGAGTTCACTGTAATGAACCTGACTCCGGTTATAGCGATAGTAAGAACCGAGGGAAACACCATCGGCAGAAATCACTTCTGACGATAAGTCGTTTTCAGGATTCTCTACATCATGAATACTGGGCATACCACCGTATAGCCCAAAGAGGTCAATGTTTACTGTGAAAATATAGAAGGGCATTCCAATGGCAAAAACCAAAAACGCAATCCACAAATACTTGGTGGCCTTGGGAATCCACGGCAGCTTCATTTGAAGCAGCTCGCTGATTTTACTTTTGGTAGTTTTTGTCGAAGAACGTGAGGTACTCATCCAGTGATTTGGTTCGGTAAAAAATCTGAAAATTGTCTTTACTGATTACAAAATTATAGATTTTGTGGTCGGAAAACGGTTTGTTTTTCGACAGATCGCCCAGGTACAGATAATAATACTTCATAGCCGTTTCACGATCGGGAAATTCCACACTCATGGTGAGTGTTTTTTCGTCCATTCCCAGGTTGCTTGTGGTCAGTTTCAAGGCATTCCATGAAACAAAATTGAATTTTTCGAGTGCATCTACGACAGAATTAGTAAGCCGATCTGCAGAATTGTAGATAACTACAAAGAAATGGGGGCCCTCGGCCGGGCCGAACTTATTCTCTTTTGACTTCTCTACTCTTTCAACAAACGTTTTGGATGAAGCCATCAGTTGCTCGGCATAGGTCTTCAACGGATGTTTGGGGTACTTCTTTATAAATTCACTCAGCTCGAACTGGTATTTACTGATATCTTCAGTGCGAGCCATAATCAACACCCGCAACAATTCCAACTGCGGTGTAAAATTGGTTTCCCCGGATTGCAATGCTTCACTTACTTTGTCCATCGCAGCCTTGAGATTATTCTGCTGATAATACGTGTAAGCCTCCTTGTACATTAGTTTTTGCTTCTCCGCAAGAGCACTGGTCTCCTTGATATAGTTCGGATTGATCAGGATTCTTGCAAACGTTGATTCCGGAAATTCTTTTTGAAGTAAATCCGCATAATACTCAGCCTTGCCATCATTTTTCTCTTTATGAATCAGGTATAGCTTGTACAGCACTTCCGGTCTACGCTCCGATTTCGGAAAACGACCCAGCAACTTTTCATATGATTCTGCTGCGTTGTCTTTTTCATTGAGGTTAAAATAGTACAGATCACCAAGGTGGAAATAAGCATCTTCAATTTTAGCCAAGGCTTCATTCTTTTTCTCTTCGCTGTATGGCAATTGTGCTTTAAGTTTAGCCAGCAAGTCCTCCTTGGGCGCCTTGGTTTCTTCCTTCTTTTTCTCAGCCTTGACAGGCTCTTTTTCTACCACTGGTTGGTTAGCAGTGATATCGCTGGCCGACCCCGACTTAGCCGACCTCCGCCAATTGTCTTCCAGTGTAACATTGCCCCATATCCTTTGAAAGTCCGTCTGCCCAGTGGCTACCAGGTCTCTATTGGAAAAATACCATTCGCTTGTATTACTATCCCCCGCTGGCGTCCCATTCCCGGCGGTGCTGGTCCCAGGGTTTTCGTCAGGCGCACTGCTTTTCTTTTTTTTCTTTTTTGCCGCACTGTTTTTCTTGTCTTTGTTTGTCAATGAATCAAACCGTTTGCGAAGAGCGGCAGTATCGAGAGCCGCCAATGTGAGAAGGCTGTCATTGAGTGTAATGGTCTCGGTGTACTTCACAAACTCACCCAGGATAGATTGACGTTTTTTGATAGCCTCCAAATCTTCAAAATCTTTGGGCAACGCATTTACTGCACTATCATAATATAATTTAGCTGGTTTGTATTTCTTTAAAGAATCAAAATTGATTTGCCCTATTCGCAAGAATGACAACCCCTGGATGCGTTTGTTCTTGCCGGCATGAGCCGCAAGTCTGTAGTCTCCTATTGCTTCCGACAGGTTGTTTTGCTTCTTCTCAAATTCGCCCAACTCAAAATAGATTTTGTCTTTGAACTCTGCATTCTTCGAATCCTTTAAGAGTTTATCAAATTGCTTTCTTACCAGTTTGACGTCTCTTGAAGATGCCAGCTTTGCAACCTGTGCCATGTTCAGGCGTGCATAAAAATCAATTTCATAGTCGGGATTAGTAGCAAGGCACTTCCCATAGAAATTATACGCTTCTGCGTCAAACCCTAACTTCTGGTACACCTGCCCGATAATAAAATAAATTCTTCCTTTCCGGTCTTGACGAGTAAGTAAAGTATCCGCTTGCGAGAGATTGCTAACCATGTTATTGTAATCATTTCGGATTTGGTAGTAGCTCGCTTTTTCGAGGTATAATGTTTTTTGATTGGTGCGATTGAGTTTTTCCTTTTCAAGAAAATGAAATGCTTCCTCCGCCCGGTCGAAATCACCCATCTCGGTAAATGTTCGAATCAATCCCAGTAGGGCTCGATGACGAAGATTGGGATTTTGACTTTTGGTGTTGACATATTTAAAGGTGAGGATCGCGTTCTGATAGTCGCATGCATAAAGGCGGGCAAGCCCCACCATCAGGTAGTTGTCATTTACCCAACGGCTATTGGGATGGCGCTGAATAGAAATCGAAGCCATCTTGATAATCTCATCTGTATTTTTTTTGTAAGACTTGGCAAAGACAGTGTCAAGGCGGGGGTAAAGAAGGAGGATTTTATTGTGGTCATCATCCAGGCTTTTCAGGATCATTTTTTCTACTTCCAGAGCCCCCTCTTTCGCATAAAAATATCCGTTAAAATGAGCCGTGAGATTGTGGTATACATTGCTGGTAACAGTGTTTTGCTCCAGCGAACAGCCGGCAAAAACGGAAGCTAAAAGCAGAAAAATAAGTGCCGACTTGACTAAAGATTCCTTCACATTTCAAATATCACGTAATTATTTTGAACGTACAGCATGGATAAGTATTGTAACCAGTCCACGGACGGCTCGTATATATTTTATTATCCCTACTTTTGTAAAATTTTCTAGAATTGAAGCCTAAGAAAACCTTGTCTGAGCGTCTGACCGCTCCTTATCAGTTGGTGGTGCGCAGCGAAGAGAACCTGGCGGAAAGAACTACGGTGTCTTTCACCTACGCCAAGTTATTGGTGATCTTGTCTGCACTGTTCTTATTTATCTTCGTTGGAAGTCTTTTTTTATCGAAGACCTTACTGGCAAAATGGTTCGACCCAAAGTACGAACTGGCGGCCCAGAAAAAACAACTGGTTGAGCTGGCCAAGCGGCTTGATTCCCTGGCTATCGAAGAAGACAGGAAAGAAAAATTCATTCAAAATTTTCAACGTGTTCTTCGTGGAGATACCTCCAGCGGATTTGTCGATCCGGCCCAGGTACTAAAAGCATCCACCAGCCTCGCTAAATCGGTTGGAAATATGAAACTGGCGCCTTCCGACTCACAGTTCAGAAAAGAATTCGAGCAATCGCAATTCTCTTTCGTATCGCTCAACAGCAAATACCGCGAACTCCAAAACATTTTCTTCTTCACTCCAATCACAGGTTTTATAAGTGACAAGTACGACAGCAAAAAAGGTCACTATGGAGTAGACATTGTTGCCAAAACGAACGAGTCAGTCAAGTGCGTTGCGGATGGAACCGTGGTCATGTCTAGTTGGACACAGGATGCAGGATATGTTATTGCAGTGCAGCACCAGGGGAGCCTCGTGAGCGTATACAAGCACAATGCCACACTTCTGAAAAAAGTTGGTAGCTTTGTGAATGCAGGAGACATCATTTCCATCGTTGGCAACAGCGGGGAAATGACCGACGGGCCACACTTGCATTTTGAAATGTGGTACAACGGGAACTCCCTGAACCCGGAAGAGTTTGTAACTTTTTAAACTAACGAGTATGTTAACATCAAAAGAACAGAAACGTGCTGCCGATGAAATCAGCAACAGTAGCAATGTTATTGGCAAAGGAACCGTGCTAGAAGGGAACATTGAAACTTATGGAAACATTCGCATCGAAGGACGTATCATCGGCAATATCAAATCGAAATCAAAAATTGCATTGGGCCACGGAAGTCATGTTGAAGGCAACATCGGTGCTCAAAATGCCGATATTGAAGGTGAAGTGAAAGGCAAAGTAGACATCACCGAATTACTTATTCTGAAATCAACTGCCGTTGTTCATGGCGACATCGCCACAGGCAAACTGGTAGTAGAACCTGGCGCTATCTTCAATGGTAACTGCCGCATGGGCACTGTGAAAGATATCAAGCTTTCCGAGGTCCGTTCACCTCAAGCCGAAGCACGGATGAATTGATGTGAAGGAAGAAAAACCTCAAAACAGTTTTTTAAAATACTCGAGTCTCGGATTGCAGTTGTTGTTCACCATTGGATTGAGTGCCTGGATTGGACTCAAATTGGATCAATACCTGGGTCTAAAATTTCCAGCATTCCTGCTATCCTTCACCTTGCTCTCTTTTGCAGGACTGATGTACAAACTTTACCGATCTCTGAATGAATAAGAATCTGCTTGTCTTTACCGTCAGCCTCATCGTTACAACCGTAGCCATCGGATTCGGTACCATGCAATTTATTGTTCCCTCCTTCCTGGTTTTAATATTGGGTTCACTTGCAGTAGCCACATGGCTCGTTTACTATTTTGTTCTAAAAACAAAACCAGAAAATTTTATAAAGAATTATTTGTTGACGGTAGTGCTGAAGTTGATTGTCGGAGGCATTTTCATTTTTATACTCCTGTTCCGTGATCCGGCCGGAGCCAATGACAATGCCATCCTTTTTATGGGAGCTTACTTGATGCTCACTGTGCTTGAAGTGGGTTTCCTTTTCAAAAAATTCGGCCAGCTATAATTTGCCCACTTCTTTGTAGCGGAAGCAAGTAGCCATATGGTCGTTTACCAGGCCGCAGGCCTGCATGTGTGCATAGATCACTGTACTCCCGACAAACTTAAAACCACGTTTGATTAAATCTTTGCTGAGCGCATCTGATTCTTTAGTTGTAGCCGGAGCATGTCCTAGTGTTTTCCATTTGTTCACAATGGATTCCCCTCCTACGAAACTCCAGATGTATTTGTCAAAACTTCCAAACTCCTTTTGAATTTCCAGGAAACGTTTTGCATTATTCACTGCCGCATGAACTTTAAGCTTGTTCCGTATGATACCCGGGTCAGTCAGTATTTTGTCGATTCGTTTCTGCGTAAAGCGAGCTACTTTTTCCGGATCAAATTCCGCGAAATTTTTACGGTAGCCTTCTCTCTTCTTCAAAATTGTACTCCAGCTTAATCCCGCCTGCGCTCCCTCGAGAATCAAAAACTCAAAATGCGTTCTGTCATCATGCACGGGAACTCCCCATTCTTCATCATGATATTTGATGTACTGCTCAAATGCCAGGCACCACGGGCATCGAATCTTCTCTTTCATATTTTAGAATCGATAAAATATTTCAGAAGTCAAGTAACAAATTAATTGTGTAACTTCCTGAAGGCAACAAGCAAATGAAAACTTTACTTCTGTTCGCGGGACTAATTACTTCAGTGATGCTGCACGCGCAGTTTCGACCGGAGAGTCCGAGCCTTGTTTACCATCTGAATGCACCTGTCGCTTTGCCGCAAAAAACATTTATTCGAGGTGTTCTTTCTGATCCGGTACAGAACTATCGTCCCTCTTCACCAATGCTGACCAATTTTATCAGCGACTCACGCACCCAAAATTTTTCATATTGGACAGGTGCTGTAACTACGATGTCCTTCAACAAAGGAAGATTTGGAACACTTTACTACTGGGATCTCCAGGGTAATTTGCGTGGCACTCGTGGCTTCATCGATATCTCCGGCAAAAACAAACGCGGAGTCAAGCTGGTGTTTCCGTGGAGAAAATTCTAATTTGAAATCAATTCAATATCTTATGAAAAAGATAATACTGCTTTTGGCATTCATCTCTACATCTGCGCTAGTCAACGCTCAAAAAATAGATTTTGATAAAAAGCTTAAAGAATTGAGCGTAGAACTTTATCCTCCTACCAAGCCCATGGGCAATTATGTAAAAGTAGTTCGCTCCGGGAACTTACTTTTTTTCGCGGGCCACGGACCTACTCGTGCGGACAACAGCAACATCACCGGCAAGGTTGGAAAAGACCTTACGCTTGAGCAAGGTTACGAGGCCGCGAAACAAACGGGAGTGGCTTTGCTGAGCACGCTCAAAGGAGAGATAGGCGACCTGAACAAGGTGAAGCGAATCGTAAAAGTACTGGGTATGGTAAACTGCACAGACACTTTTGTCGATCAGCCGAAAGTAATCAATGGTTTTTCCGATTTAATGGTCGCCATCTTCGGTGAAAAAGGGAAGCACGCCCGCTCTGCCGTTGGCATGTATATGCTCCCTTCCAATATTTCTGTTGAAATTGAAATGATCGTAGAGATAGAAGACTAAATCTAAATCTGATCACGAATACCAATTCACGCCTTCATCCATTCAAAAACCTGGTAGTGCTCGCCATTCATTCCCAAAGCTGAGTAGACTTCCATTGCAGGCTTATTGCTTTTATCAACATATAATCGAATACCGCGAAAATCAGGATCGTCTTTGACGATTTGTCGGACGTGGTTGTATAGTTGCTTATAAACGCCTTTCCCGCGGTGGTCTTTTGCGACATAAACTGACTGGATCCAAACTACAGTTCCGTTGCGCCAGTCGCTCCATTCAAACGTAGTCATTAAACAACCAACTACTTCATCCTCATTCTCTGCCACATAATATCTACCCTTGGTGGGATCTTTGAATAATTTATTGACTCCCAAAGTCAGTGAGCTTATCTCCAGAGTTATGTTTTCAGTTTCCAATGCCATTTTCAACTGGAAATCCAGGAGGCTGGGGATGTCCTTGGAGGTTGCTTCGCGAACGATCATCAAAGTCTCTATTGGTGAAATTACAAGGCCTGGCGGATGTCGTTGATCAAATCTTCTGGTGACTCAATCCCGACTGAAAAGCGCAGAAGTTTATCGGAAATTCCAGCCACTTTTCTTTCTGCGGCACTCAGTTTTGAGTGAGATGTTTTTATTGGTTGTGCGATCGTAGACTCAACGCCACCCAGACTGATGGCTTTATGAATCACTTTGAGGCGCTTAAGGAATTTTTCAGGGCTTCCTTTCACTTCAAACGAAAGCATTCCACCAAATCCTCCACGCAT
Proteins encoded in this window:
- a CDS encoding peptidase M23; the encoded protein is MKPKKTLSERLTAPYQLVVRSEENLAERTTVSFTYAKLLVILSALFLFIFVGSLFLSKTLLAKWFDPKYELAAQKKQLVELAKRLDSLAIEEDRKEKFIQNFQRVLRGDTSSGFVDPAQVLKASTSLAKSVGNMKLAPSDSQFRKEFEQSQFSFVSLNSKYRELQNIFFFTPITGFISDKYDSKKGHYGVDIVAKTNESVKCVADGTVVMSSWTQDAGYVIAVQHQGSLVSVYKHNATLLKKVGSFVNAGDIISIVGNSGEMTDGPHLHFEMWYNGNSLNPEEFVTF
- the porP_1 gene encoding membrane protein; this translates as MIEKSALIKLVLLIVTFCHMTCSFAQQDPAYAQYPNNPFVINPAYTGFNNRLNANAQYRSQWSGVDGHPETFNFNAHISVAENKAGIGAIVVQDKVGENTTSEISATGAYKLKLGGDKLFSFGMQFGMMQFKNNNSGLNLQAGDPYFAGYNVSHFNTGAGAMLKTDRYIVGLSVPRLMPVSVDQGKGQSILVYDRTYYLYGSYMIFLNERVRLRPAALLHTSDKFKGAVDLTANLQIEEFYSAGIFTRNFNTYGLLMQLVVKHYRFGYAIEIPGSKTAIPFTTHEFMIGISISALKFHEQSYSVF
- a CDS encoding N-acetyltransferase GCN5, whose product is MIVREATSKDIPSLLDFQLKMALETENITLEISSLTLGVNKLFKDPTKGRYYVAENEDEVVGCLMTTFEWSDWRNGTVVWIQSVYVAKDHRGKGVYKQLYNHVRQIVKDDPDFRGIRLYVDKSNKPAMEVYSALGMNGEHYQVFEWMKA
- the mrcA gene encoding penicillin-binding protein 1A, translated to MKLPWIPKATKYLWIAFLVFAIGMPFYIFTVNIDLFGLYGGMPSIHDVENPENDLSSEVISADGVSLGSYYRYNRSQVHYSELSPELINTLKISEDHRFENHSGLDLLAFFRVIKGVITFSSAGGGSTLTQQLAKNLYTQNSDRNLDGPLARLGRLPRRVIQKTKEWIISIDLERNFTKEEILAMYLNTSDFSSNAFGIKVAAKTYFNKNPDSLNLQESAVLVGMLQAPSFYNPKRNPNNALKKRNEVLYKIFKHGYKIKTQKQFDSIKALPIDLTFRVPNQNQGLATYFRTVLGNYLLNYCNSKGIDLYNSGLKIYTTIDSRLQRYAEEAMTESMRPLQDEFFAEWKKRGRNPWVDEDGHEIKDFLARRIKQTEAYRVYAEKYGENSDSLRIMLKLKKPMTIYTTKGERDTLFSSYDSLNYYKRFLQTGLMAMDPISGHIKAWVGGVDHKYFKFDHVRQGKRQPGSTFKAFVYGLAMEEGYSPAFTRRDISPQFKIPGQPPWYPANGDGPPKGTGKTMTIRQAMARSVNSITAQMMQMLGEENVVEFAHRCGIESKLDAVPSLCLGTSDVSLYELVGAYSTFVNGGINTKPFFITRIEDKNGNVIENFVPKTKEAINEQTAFKMVYMLRGGVEEQGGTSTGLPLKLREGNEIGGKTGTTNDASDGWYMGVTHDLVTGIWVGGDERAVHFPSWDFGQGARTARPIWAKFMMKVYDDPSTGITKGQFKRPSSGLDISIDAGKQQPDSVRVDEPFDIRN
- the tag gene encoding DNA-3-methyladenine glycosylase I, which gives rise to MKEKIRCPWCLAFEQYIKYHDEEWGVPVHDDRTHFEFLILEGAQAGLSWSTILKKREGYRKNFAEFDPEKVARFTQKRIDKILTDPGIIRNKLKVHAAVNNAKRFLEIQKEFGSFDKYIWSFVGGESIVNKWKTLGHAPATTKESDALSKDLIKRGFKFVGSTVIYAHMQACGLVNDHMATCFRYKEVGKL